The following coding sequences are from one Nitrospiria bacterium window:
- a CDS encoding radical SAM protein, whose product MGRPCIFVRTTGCDLRCSWCDTAYAFYEGREMTIDQVMQQVEHLGSSLVEITGGEPLLQEEIYPLTTRLLDSGFEVLVETNGAHPIESMDKRAKIILDLKCPGSGMSESIRWENLTHLKKSDEVKFVLADRRDFHWASSVIFNHSLSAKCTVLFSPVFGKLDPQDLAQWILERPSPVRLQVQLHKYIWHPDKRGV is encoded by the coding sequence ATGGGACGCCCGTGTATTTTTGTTCGAACAACGGGTTGTGATCTTCGTTGTTCATGGTGCGATACCGCTTATGCTTTTTACGAAGGCCGGGAGATGACCATTGACCAAGTAATGCAACAGGTGGAACACTTGGGAAGTTCTTTGGTTGAAATTACAGGGGGAGAACCCTTGCTGCAAGAAGAGATCTACCCCTTAACCACACGGCTTCTGGACAGCGGTTTTGAAGTTTTAGTTGAAACCAACGGAGCTCATCCGATTGAGTCCATGGATAAAAGGGCCAAGATAATTTTAGATTTGAAATGCCCCGGGAGCGGAATGAGCGAAAGCATTCGATGGGAAAACCTTACTCATTTAAAAAAAAGCGATGAAGTCAAATTCGTCCTCGCCGATCGAAGGGATTTTCATTGGGCCTCTTCAGTCATTTTCAACCATTCGTTGTCTGCAAAATGTACCGTCCTTTTTTCACCTGTTTTTGGAAAATTAGACCCCCAAGATTTGGCCCAGTGGATACTAGAGAGACCTTCCCCTGTCCGGCTTCAAGTACAACTTCACAAATACATATGGCATCCAGATAAAAGAGGAGTCTAG
- a CDS encoding leucyl aminopeptidase: protein MQIKVKEGSLLKEKTDVILLEHFEDDKPFAGETKKVDSLMGGLLKRAFQNGEFTGKVFQKILFHNRGKMGPRKILWVGLGKKSKWNLELTRQVMGKVSVFLREQGVQNFSTKILGASTGENDVMAIAQAMTEGIILSLYQFNVYHTEKKFGLKKMKQVTILEDLQPSKVRSGIQRGKIIAEATNFARDLGNHPSNVVTPSRLADEAGLMAKTYGLRCQVFNQKQMEKMGMGAILGVSKGSLEPPRFITLEYNQEKQKRAPIVIVGKSVTFDTGGISLKPSAGMEQMKGDMSGGAAVLGTLRAIAQLKLPVHVMGILPAAENMPSGHAIKPGDILKSYSGKTIEVLNTDAEGRLCLADALTYGSHLKPQAMIDLATLTGACVVALGEHAIGAMSRHPQLLEKLKKAGEQTGERVWELPLWEEYDEQIKSDMADLKNIGGKGAGTITAGLFLQHFVGNTPWVHLDIAGTAWVESGKPYCPKGSTGVGVRLLVDYLTQASEGKK, encoded by the coding sequence ATGCAAATAAAAGTTAAAGAAGGATCACTGTTGAAAGAAAAAACCGATGTCATACTGTTGGAGCACTTTGAAGATGACAAACCCTTTGCGGGAGAAACTAAGAAGGTGGATTCACTGATGGGAGGGTTATTGAAGAGGGCTTTTCAAAATGGAGAATTTACCGGAAAAGTTTTTCAAAAAATCCTTTTTCATAACAGGGGGAAAATGGGCCCTCGAAAAATCCTTTGGGTCGGGCTGGGCAAGAAATCAAAATGGAATCTGGAACTCACGCGTCAGGTCATGGGAAAAGTTTCTGTGTTTCTTCGAGAACAGGGGGTTCAAAATTTTTCCACAAAAATCCTGGGTGCCTCAACGGGAGAAAATGATGTGATGGCCATTGCCCAAGCCATGACAGAAGGAATTATACTTAGCTTATACCAATTTAACGTCTATCATACCGAAAAAAAATTCGGCTTAAAAAAAATGAAACAGGTAACTATTTTAGAAGACCTTCAGCCCAGTAAGGTTCGTTCGGGGATTCAACGGGGGAAAATCATTGCAGAAGCCACCAACTTTGCTCGGGATCTGGGAAATCACCCCTCCAATGTCGTAACCCCATCCCGCCTGGCCGATGAAGCGGGGTTAATGGCGAAAACCTATGGATTGCGTTGCCAGGTGTTTAACCAAAAACAAATGGAAAAAATGGGAATGGGGGCGATTCTGGGGGTTTCAAAAGGGAGTTTGGAACCACCTCGCTTCATTACATTGGAGTATAATCAAGAAAAGCAAAAGAGAGCCCCTATCGTTATAGTGGGAAAATCCGTCACATTTGATACGGGAGGTATTTCATTGAAACCCAGTGCCGGAATGGAGCAGATGAAGGGTGACATGTCCGGGGGAGCAGCGGTACTAGGAACCCTGAGGGCCATTGCTCAACTCAAGCTCCCAGTTCATGTCATGGGAATCCTTCCCGCAGCAGAAAATATGCCTTCCGGCCATGCCATAAAACCGGGTGACATCCTAAAAAGTTATTCAGGAAAAACCATCGAAGTCCTCAATACCGATGCAGAAGGGCGTCTGTGTTTGGCCGATGCGTTAACCTATGGGTCCCATTTGAAGCCTCAGGCAATGATTGATCTTGCGACCCTCACAGGGGCCTGTGTGGTCGCCTTAGGCGAACACGCCATCGGGGCAATGAGTCGGCATCCCCAATTATTGGAGAAATTAAAAAAGGCAGGAGAACAAACAGGGGAGCGGGTATGGGAACTGCCCCTCTGGGAGGAATATGATGAACAAATTAAAAGCGATATGGCGGATTTAAAGAATATTGGAGGAAAGGGCGCGGGAACCATTACGGCGGGGCTTTTTCTTCAACATTTTGTTGGGAATACCCCATGGGTACACCTGGATATTGCAGGTACTGCTTGGGTTGAATCTGGAAAACCCTATTGTCCAAAAGGGTCCACCGGAGTCGGTGTTCGTTTGCTGGTGGATTACCTCACTCAAGCTTCCGAGGGGAAAAAATGA
- the nagZ gene encoding beta-N-acetylhexosaminidase: protein MNAQEKIGQMFMIGFDGTHLPQETKKLIKDYKIGGVILFRRNVQDPSQLFDLCKEIQSLSKGHPPFIAVDHEGGRVCRLPPPFTQFPNSLALGRRKSYSLTYSMAEVMAKELKAVGINMNMAPVLDVNTNPLNPVIGDRSFGDSPTRVSSLGLAVVVGLQDHGMIACGKHFPGHGDTSMDSHEKLPTVNHSIERLQEVDLKPFVHAISNGLSSVMTAHVLYPSLDAKYPATLSKKITHTLLRQSLGFEGVVVSDDMEMGAISHHWEMGKASVKAILAGVDLLLICHESKRQIEGMESVFRAVDSGKIPQHRLEASLKRILLLKDRFLKKEKGWTKKQAIQTVGCSQHRHISERINTQVALPS, encoded by the coding sequence ATGAATGCTCAAGAAAAAATAGGACAAATGTTTATGATCGGTTTTGACGGGACGCATCTTCCCCAGGAAACCAAAAAATTAATTAAAGATTATAAAATTGGGGGGGTAATCCTTTTTCGAAGAAATGTGCAAGACCCTTCCCAACTGTTTGACCTTTGCAAAGAAATTCAGTCTCTTTCCAAAGGTCATCCCCCCTTCATTGCGGTGGACCATGAAGGCGGGAGAGTATGCCGCCTCCCTCCTCCCTTTACACAGTTTCCCAACAGCCTCGCGCTGGGCCGCCGGAAATCCTATTCCTTAACCTATTCCATGGCAGAGGTCATGGCCAAGGAGTTAAAAGCCGTAGGAATCAACATGAACATGGCCCCCGTTCTGGATGTCAACACGAACCCCCTAAATCCCGTGATTGGAGATCGTTCTTTTGGAGATAGTCCCACCCGTGTCAGTTCTCTTGGTCTTGCGGTCGTTGTGGGGTTACAAGATCATGGAATGATTGCTTGCGGAAAGCATTTTCCAGGACATGGAGACACTTCCATGGATTCTCATGAGAAATTACCCACGGTTAACCATTCTATTGAACGTCTGCAGGAAGTGGACCTAAAACCTTTTGTTCACGCCATCTCCAATGGGTTGAGTTCCGTTATGACCGCCCACGTCCTTTATCCCTCCCTTGATGCAAAATATCCTGCTACCTTATCCAAAAAAATTACACATACCCTGCTTCGGCAGTCCTTGGGGTTTGAGGGAGTAGTGGTCTCAGATGATATGGAAATGGGGGCCATTTCCCATCACTGGGAAATGGGAAAGGCATCGGTCAAGGCCATTTTAGCGGGGGTCGATCTATTACTGATTTGTCACGAATCAAAACGCCAAATCGAGGGAATGGAATCGGTTTTCCGGGCAGTGGATTCCGGAAAAATTCCCCAACACCGGTTAGAAGCTTCCCTAAAAAGAATTCTCCTTTTAAAAGACCGCTTTTTGAAAAAAGAAAAAGGATGGACAAAAAAACAGGCTATTCAAACGGTAGGGTGCTCACAACACCGACACATCTCGGAGCGCATTAATACCCAGGTGGCACTCCCATCTTAA